In bacterium, the following are encoded in one genomic region:
- a CDS encoding phosphatidate cytidylyltransferase, whose protein sequence is MASEKHDPYSLLKRVLVAIVFVPVLLWLFWTGGYPFFVFLAVITAFGQWELFGMFSHRLRFPHRAVGFIAGMLIVTSASFGYTGYCTGIIVLSLIGVFTIEIVSGKDNKLEAVLLTLFATVYPSCCNVFLMKLSGYRYYEDFTLGRHILLYVLVVIWIFDTASYFSGRQWGKHPFFQGISPKKTAEGFFGGLAGVVLLGIAAAFFVENSYIIHLFVITILAALAGQAGDLSESVIKRDRGVKDSSRIIPGHGGVLDRFDSLFFAAPVVYIYLTVVFHFSGGHF, encoded by the coding sequence ATGGCTTCGGAAAAGCACGATCCCTATTCCCTGCTGAAGCGGGTTTTAGTCGCCATTGTGTTTGTTCCGGTGCTCCTCTGGCTTTTCTGGACAGGGGGATATCCGTTTTTTGTTTTTCTCGCCGTCATCACTGCTTTCGGGCAGTGGGAACTGTTCGGTATGTTCAGCCACCGTCTCCGGTTTCCGCACCGGGCGGTCGGATTCATCGCCGGAATGCTCATTGTCACGAGCGCCTCTTTCGGATACACGGGATATTGTACCGGCATCATCGTATTGTCCCTTATCGGTGTTTTTACAATCGAAATCGTATCCGGCAAAGACAATAAACTCGAAGCGGTTCTTCTGACACTGTTTGCCACCGTTTACCCGTCCTGTTGTAATGTTTTTCTTATGAAACTCAGCGGATACCGGTATTATGAAGATTTTACCCTCGGACGGCATATCCTGCTGTATGTGCTTGTTGTGATCTGGATTTTTGATACGGCATCGTACTTTTCAGGAAGGCAATGGGGGAAACACCCGTTTTTCCAGGGCATATCGCCGAAAAAGACTGCCGAGGGGTTTTTCGGAGGGCTGGCCGGAGTTGTGCTTCTTGGAATTGCTGCTGCTTTTTTCGTCGAAAATTCGTATATTATACATTTATTTGTTATAACCATCCTTGCCGCGCTGGCGGGACAGGCGGGCGACCTGTCCGAATCCGTGATTAAGCGTGACAGGGGAGTGAAGGATTCCTCCCGGATAATCCCGGGGCATGGCGGTGTACTTGACCGGTTTGACAGTCTGTTTTTTGCGGCGCCGGTGGTTTATATATATCTGACTGTCGTTTTTCATTTTTCCGGAGGTCATTTTTGA
- a CDS encoding isoprenyl transferase, which yields MEKELLELRKAALKKGRLPAHVAIIMDGNGRWAKSRGLRRIDGHRAGIETVRRIVRLAGEINLGYMTLYTFSSENWGRPPGEIRGLMELLSETLEKEVPELHKNHVRLKTIGDISILPKRSRAALSAAIEATSGNDGLTLVLALNYGGRDEIVMAMKKIANQVLKNELKAENISAKTVDSSLYTAGIPDPDLLIRTSGEYRLSNFLLWQLAYTELWITEVRWPDFSEPDFLDAIESFCSRERRFGKTSQQIMSITKKVTTYLAGMKSE from the coding sequence GTGGAAAAAGAGTTGCTCGAACTCCGTAAGGCGGCGCTGAAAAAGGGACGGCTTCCGGCTCATGTGGCGATTATCATGGACGGAAATGGAAGGTGGGCAAAAAGCCGCGGACTCCGGAGAATCGATGGTCATCGGGCCGGTATCGAAACCGTGCGCCGTATCGTGCGGCTCGCGGGTGAAATCAATCTCGGCTACATGACGCTCTATACGTTCTCGTCCGAAAACTGGGGACGGCCTCCCGGTGAGATACGCGGACTCATGGAGCTTCTTTCCGAAACCCTTGAAAAAGAAGTCCCGGAACTCCATAAAAATCATGTCAGGCTCAAAACCATCGGAGATATTTCCATCCTTCCGAAAAGAAGCCGGGCGGCGTTGAGCGCTGCGATTGAAGCGACTTCGGGGAATGACGGCCTGACACTCGTGCTTGCCCTCAACTACGGGGGCCGTGACGAGATAGTCATGGCGATGAAAAAGATTGCAAACCAGGTTCTGAAAAATGAGCTGAAAGCTGAGAATATATCCGCAAAAACCGTTGATTCATCGCTCTATACCGCCGGAATACCCGATCCCGACTTGCTCATCAGGACTTCGGGGGAATATCGTCTCTCCAATTTTCTGCTCTGGCAGCTTGCCTATACCGAGCTCTGGATAACCGAGGTAAGGTGGCCCGATTTTTCCGAGCCGGATTTTCTCGATGCGATTGAATCATTCTGCTCACGGGAACGACGTTTTGGTAAAACGAGCCAGCAGATCATGAGTATCACCAAAAAGGTAACCACATATCTGGCAGGAATGAAATCCGAGTAA
- a CDS encoding PHP domain-containing protein, whose amino-acid sequence MLRGNIDLHIHTTCSDGQDTPEEIVEAYLQSGYRTIAITDHDAVEGVIRGLEAARGTSLELIPGIELSSVQDIYDIHILGYFIDYEDCEFRKRIAFFKEKRHERAEEIVKNLNYLGLDIQLETVLRIAHGAPIGRPHIAEALLSEELITTYGEAFARYIGDQGPAYVPKYKVTPGEAIELINENGGISVLAHPGVLNRDEFIFELMEYGLTGLEAIHPLHPPEKQMYYEKLARKYGLIVTGGSDWHGKNRRKSFKELINSRRVPQKTILEMKSFLKNRKRSGKRVARTP is encoded by the coding sequence ATGCTGAGAGGGAACATAGATCTTCATATTCACACAACCTGTTCGGACGGACAGGACACTCCTGAAGAGATTGTGGAGGCTTATCTCCAGTCCGGGTATAGAACGATAGCAATCACCGACCACGATGCTGTCGAGGGTGTGATACGGGGTCTGGAAGCGGCGCGGGGAACTTCGCTTGAGCTCATTCCCGGAATCGAACTTTCCTCGGTTCAGGATATCTATGATATACACATTCTCGGTTATTTCATCGATTATGAAGACTGCGAATTCAGAAAACGGATCGCTTTTTTCAAAGAAAAACGGCACGAGCGGGCGGAAGAAATCGTAAAAAATCTGAATTACCTCGGTCTCGATATTCAGCTCGAAACGGTGTTGAGGATCGCCCACGGTGCCCCGATCGGGCGGCCCCATATCGCCGAAGCGCTCCTGTCGGAAGAGCTTATTACAACCTATGGGGAAGCGTTCGCGCGGTATATCGGCGATCAGGGGCCTGCATATGTTCCGAAATACAAGGTGACTCCCGGAGAGGCGATCGAGCTCATCAATGAAAACGGCGGAATTTCCGTTCTTGCCCATCCCGGTGTCCTCAATCGTGATGAATTTATCTTTGAGCTCATGGAGTATGGGCTCACAGGTCTCGAGGCCATTCATCCCCTCCATCCGCCGGAAAAACAGATGTATTATGAAAAACTTGCCAGAAAATACGGTCTCATTGTAACCGGCGGGTCGGACTGGCATGGTAAAAACAGGCGGAAAAGTTTCAAGGAGCTTATTAATTCACGCAGAGTTCCTCAAAAAACCATTCTTGAGATGAAATCATTTCTTAAAAACAGGAAACGAAGTGGAAAAAGAGTTGCTCGAACTCCGTAA